The following are encoded together in the Hydractinia symbiolongicarpus strain clone_291-10 chromosome 14, HSymV2.1, whole genome shotgun sequence genome:
- the LOC130625189 gene encoding uncharacterized protein LOC130625189, with product MDLYDRADNVRPTLHDEVEKEAEKEYLEDIQLLYEQPGQDYTPQEHKHALHRTFRSFRIPGIGGADVDGYIAMVRPNVKTLVKGQVEDMASAKIQLSLWIMWKKRTNPEGANDEYIEVKKVSVFQGNDVDDVLDRMFAQIKTHVEHPALPQNGFSISRILHLDIDFHRLRLTRGFSYIELPKWIDSKKPVINRFEENNKEIAVNVLYITGKKINILRRSVHNGRTKVLTLLLITDDKKTHYTAVNFLSQPLGNGTSKNTKSMHFCLNCLQGFNTVESRDKHYRYCKDHEAVKITMPTEAEKWLYYRDSQQQFKVPLSIYADFESLIVPVEDAREIKTKKLNKHVPSGWCTYSIFAYGDVPDPLAVYRGEDCVTKFVNHLEDEVKRLYNTYPQQPMLPLTEVLKRVHHGASNCLICMKSFDDCENSRNCHCTGLYRGAAHAICNLRYKIPSHIPVIFHNLSGYDAHLLIRNLSEKYDTQDIGCIAENTEKYISFNVKIKVPLVGMGYGDGEAYKTIEIRFIDSCRLMPSSPDKLQRFEEVELSPKEAFYSKLNIKGISDDDYTYAQRVRNCITPEGDNVTLSNYHDVYLAKYVLLLADVFETFRDVCLTNYKLDPAHFYSAPGLAWKVALMYTRIRLELLTDPDMLLMFKKGIRGGITQAVHRYAKANNKYMGDQYDPEVESSYLQYLDANNLYGLAMRQDLPTDSFKWVSNTEVFTEKRIEKLVRDNKHGYILEVDIDYPERLHVKHNQLQFLPKRTMVHKVEKLVPNLENKRKYVVHIRALLEDFYRDIANGGTVRYKCV from the exons ATGGATCTCTATGACAGGGCAGATAATGTGAGACCTACGCTTCATGATGAGGTAGAAAAAGAGGCCGAGAAAGAATACCTTGAAGATATCCAACTTCTATATGAACAGCCGGGGCAAGACTATACACCtcaggaacataagcatgctctcCACAGGACCTTCCGAAGTTTCCGCATTCCAGGTATAGGGGGAGCCGACGTCGACGGGTATATAGCGATGGTTCGACCCAACGTGAAAACTTTGGTTAAGGGGCAGGTGGAAGATATGGCATCGGCAAAGATACAGTTGTCCCTATGGATCATGTGGAAGAAGAGGACGAACCCGGAGGGGGCCAACGATGAGTACATTGAGGTGAAAAAAGTCTCAGTTTTCCAGGGTAACGACGTGGACGATGTGCTGGACAGGATGTTTGCCCAAATCAAAACACACGTAGAACATCCGGCACTACCCCAAAATGGCTTTTCGATTAGTCGAATCCTACACCTTGATATAGACTTCCATAGGTTACGGCTAACAAGGGGTTTCTCATATATAGAGCTACCTAAATGGATAGACTCTAAAAAGCCCGTCATTAACCG GTTCGAGGAGAATAATAAGGAGATTGCGGTAAACGTCCTATATATAACGGGGAAGAAGATTAACATCCTACGTCGATCGGTGCACAACGGACGTACCAAGGTGTTGACTCTACTGCTTATTACCGATGATAAAAAGACCCACTACACGGCCGTCAATTTTCTATCGCAACCCTTAGGCAATGGGACATCAAAGAACACAAAATCGATGCATTTTTGCCTGAACTGCCTACAAGGCTTCAACACGGTTGAATCGAGGGATAAGCACTACAGATATTGCAAGGACCATGAGGCCGTTAAAATTACGATGCCAACAGAGGCTGAAAAATGGTTATACTATAGGGATAGCCAGCAACAATTCAAGGTACCCCTTTCCATATATGCAGATTTCGAGAGCCTAATCGTCCCGGTAGAGGATGCCAGGGAGATCAAGACTAAAAAGCTGAACAAGCATGTACCATCCGGATGGTGTACCTATAGTATTTTTGCCTATGGGGATGTACCAGATCCACTAGCAGTGTACAGGGGTGAGGACTGTGTGACGAAGTTCGTGAACCACCTGGAGGATGAAGTTAAAAGACTATACAATACCTACCCACAGCAGCCCATGCTGCCTCTAACGGAGGTCCTAAAAAGGGTACACCACGGGGCATCGAATTGCCTAATCTGCATGAAGTCGTTCGACGACTGCGAGAATAGCCGTAATTGTCACTGTACCGGACTGTATAGAGGTGCGGCACACGCGATCTGCAACCTCAGATATAAAATACCTAGCCATATTCCCGTCATCTTCCATAACCTAAGTGGCTACGACGCACACTTGCTCATCAGGAATTTGAGCGAGAAGTACGACACCCAGGACATTGGATGCATAGCAGAGAATACTGAAAAATATATCAGTTTCAACGTGAAAATTAAGGTACCCCTTGTAGGCATGGGATATGGTGATGGCGAGGCGTATAAGACCATAGAGATAAGATTTATCGATAGCTGTCGGCTCATGCCCTCAAGCCCggacaaattg CAACGATTTGAGGAGGTGGAGCTGTCCCCCAAGGAGGCattctacagcaagctgaatatAAAGGGTATTAGCGACGATGATTATACCTATGCGCAGAGGGTACGGAATTGTATAACTCCAGAGGGTGATAACGTTACTTTGAGCAACTATCACGATGTGTACCTCGCTAAGTACGTACTGCTATTGGCCGACGTTTTTGAAACGTTTCGGGACGTCTGCTTGACAAACTACAAGCTTGATCCTGCGCACTTTTACAGTGCACCCGGCCTGGCATGGAAGGTGGCACTCATGTATACCAGAATCAGGTTAGAGCTCCTTACAGATCCTGACATGCTATTGATGTTTAAAAAAGGTATCCGTGGAGGTATAACCCAGGCTGTACATCGCTATGCCAAAGCTAACAATAAGTATATGGGAGACCAATACGATCCAGAGGTTGAATCCTCATACCTGCAATACCTCGACGCCAACAACCTCTATGGCCTTGCCATGCGTCAAGACCTGCCAACGGATAGCTTTAAATGGGTGTCAAATACCGAGGTATTCACCGAAAAGCGAATCGAGAAGCTCGTTAGGGACAATAAACATGGGTACATTTTAGAGGTTGATATCGACTATCCCGAGAGGTTGCATGTCAAACATAACCAGTTGCAGTTCCTACCCAAACGCACTATGGTCCACAAGGTCGAGAAATTGGTACCAAATTTGGAAAACAAGCGGAAATATGTGGTACATATCAGAGCCCTTTTAGAGGATTTTTACAGAGATATCGCCAACGGAGGCACGGTTCGATACAAGTGCGTATAG